AGGTAGACAATTTTTAAATGCCAAGAAACAGATAAAGGATTTCGACTATGGGGTTGAGAGTAAAAGGGGCGAGCTGGAATTGCTACGAAGCTTCCTTATCCAGGAAAGGATGTTTTTGCTTGGCCTTTTAGAGAACCCAAACCTGCTTGAACACGAATCCTTTACAGAACTCTTGTGGGCAGTGTTTCATGTTGCTGAGGAATTAGCGTACAGGGTTGATGTAAAACGGTTAACCGATCCTGATTATGCCCATCTATCGGGGGATATAAAGAGGGCATATGTTTTACTTATCACTGAATGGCTGGCATATATGCAACATTTGAAGGGTGAATATCCGTATCTTTTTTCTCTTGCAGTGAGGATAAACCCTTTCAACCCTCATGCCTCACCTGAGATTAAATAGGACATAGTATGCGCCGGAATCTGATAAAATAAGAGAGGGAAGGCCATGAAGATAACAGAGAGAGCAGAGAAGATCGCACCCTTCTATGTAATGGAACTTCTTGAAAAGGCGAAAGCGATGGAGGCGAGGGGCGAAGATATTATACATATGGAGGTGGGTGAACCCGACTTTGCAACCCCCCCATCCATAAAGGAAGAGGCAATAAGGGCGATAAGGGATAACCGTACATTCTATACACATAGCCTTGGGCTCCCTGAGCTAAGAGAAAAAATCGCTGAATATTATGAAAGGATAGAGCATGTAAGGGTTTCACCGGAAAGGGTTCTGATAACAAACGGAACATCAGGTGCATTCTTACTTTTATTCACCACCCTTCTTGAAAAAGGGAGGATTCTTGCTGTTTCCGACCCCGGCTACCCCTGCTACAGGAATTTTGGTACCCTCGTTGACGCTGAAATTCTTTCCCTTCCAGTATCAGAAAGTACGAGGTTTGAAATTACGGTGGAGTGTTTAGGAAGCACAGATGTAACCCCCCAATTGCTTATTATCTCCAATCCATCAAATCCAACTGGGGTTGTTTACAGAGAAGAAACCATATATGAACTGTATAAATTTATTTCTTCTAAGGGAAGTCAACTTATAGTGGACGAGATATATTCAGGACTCACATATGGAAGAAAAGCAAAGACCTCGCTCTCCATTTCAGAGGATGTAATAGTGGTAAATGGATTTTCGAAGGCCTATGCCATGACAGGGTGGAGACTGGGGTGGATGGTTGTCCCGCCAGCACTTGTGAGGCCCATACAGAAAATAGCCCAGAATGTCTTTATATCCCCTCCTTCTATATCCCAGTATGCTGCCATGTATGCCTTTGACGAAGCGGATGAACTTGAGAAGATGAGAAAGACCTATGAGGAGAGAAGGGACTTTATGCTTCCTCAATTAAAAGGACTTGGTTTTAGCATACCCGTGGATCCGGAGGGCGCCTTTTATATCTATGCAGGCATAGATAAGTGGGGGCTTGACAGCATGGAATTTGTGGAGAAGGCGCTAAGAGAGGCAAGGGTTGCCCTTACCCCGGGTTATGACTTCGGTTCTTACAAGGCGGGTTCCCATGTACGCTTTTCCTATGCAAACAACATGAACAGGCTGAAGGCAGGGTGTGAGAGACTCGAAAAATGGCTAAGAATCCTGTAAAACAATATACCCTTATTAACCATAACCCAGGTATCTTTCACCTCTATCTGGAAGGATAGTAACTACATTTCTGTATCTATCCCTCACCTTTGTTGCCACGAGAA
This portion of the Pseudomonadota bacterium genome encodes:
- a CDS encoding pyridoxal phosphate-dependent aminotransferase yields the protein MKITERAEKIAPFYVMELLEKAKAMEARGEDIIHMEVGEPDFATPPSIKEEAIRAIRDNRTFYTHSLGLPELREKIAEYYERIEHVRVSPERVLITNGTSGAFLLLFTTLLEKGRILAVSDPGYPCYRNFGTLVDAEILSLPVSESTRFEITVECLGSTDVTPQLLIISNPSNPTGVVYREETIYELYKFISSKGSQLIVDEIYSGLTYGRKAKTSLSISEDVIVVNGFSKAYAMTGWRLGWMVVPPALVRPIQKIAQNVFISPPSISQYAAMYAFDEADELEKMRKTYEERRDFMLPQLKGLGFSIPVDPEGAFYIYAGIDKWGLDSMEFVEKALREARVALTPGYDFGSYKAGSHVRFSYANNMNRLKAGCERLEKWLRIL